The region ACAACTCGAAAATAGAAACTCTAGCGCTGGTGGAAGTCAAACGTCGACGCGGCCGAGTTTACGCATTTCCCCCCAAATTATCGCATCGAGCAACGAAGCCTTGATTTCCATGATTTTACAGAGGTCGAGGAAACGACGCTCCATGTCGAAATAGTCTCGCGGGAGCTTGGTTTCGCCGTGGAAGAGCCCCATTAGTTTTCCGGCTCGGATTACGTGGATGTCGAGTATTGCCACCTCGTCTGTCCCGAGCAAATTCCGCGCAATCCATGACGCGGTTTTGGGGCCGATCCCCGGTATCGAAAGAAGCGCATTCCGGAATGCCACTGGATCGTCCACCGAAGGCGGGTCACTCTCGATCTTTCGCAAGGCCACTTCGATTCTGGCGGCCTTCTGTTTTGGAAACCTGTATCGCCTTGGTCTGCCGTCCACGATGGCGTTCGAGCGGAGCAAATCTTCGATAACCGCTGCGGGCACCCTCGCCCCCGGCACGAAAACGCCGGCGTCGCAGAGAACCTCGAAGAACGCGTGGTTCATTTCGGCGGTGACGCCGTAGCCGCCCAATAGACAGAAGCCGACCTCCTCGTGAAGCGTGGCCGACGGGCTTACGAAACCGTGCGACGCCTCCGTCACCTGGTTCGCCATGGCGGCCCAGTAGGCCGGGCTTGGGACCCATTCGGGTTTGCCCCACTTGACACCTGGAAGAATCTCCGAGTGCGGCTGG is a window of Rhizobium sp. N324 DNA encoding:
- a CDS encoding 8-oxoguanine DNA glycosylase, with translation MYQPHSEILPGVKWGKPEWVPSPAYWAAMANQVTEASHGFVSPSATLHEEVGFCLLGGYGVTAEMNHAFFEVLCDAGVFVPGARVPAAVIEDLLRSNAIVDGRPRRYRFPKQKAARIEVALRKIESDPPSVDDPVAFRNALLSIPGIGPKTASWIARNLLGTDEVAILDIHVIRAGKLMGLFHGETKLPRDYFDMERRFLDLCKIMEIKASLLDAIIWGEMRKLGRVDV